One genomic segment of Deltaproteobacteria bacterium includes these proteins:
- the tuf gene encoding elongation factor Tu (EF-Tu; promotes GTP-dependent binding of aminoacyl-tRNA to the A-site of ribosomes during protein biosynthesis; when the tRNA anticodon matches the mRNA codon, GTP hydrolysis results; the inactive EF-Tu-GDP leaves the ribosome and release of GDP is promoted by elongation factor Ts; many prokaryotes have two copies of the gene encoding EF-Tu) produces the protein MSKAKFERGKAHLNVGTIGHVDHGKTSLTAAITKVLSSKGYAE, from the coding sequence ATGAGCAAGGCTAAATTCGAGAGAGGCAAGGCGCACCTTAACGTAGGCACGATAGGCCACGTTGACCACGGGAAGACCTCGCTTACCGCGGCGATAACCAAGGTCCTTAGCTCGAAGGGGTACGCGGAGTT